The DNA window AGAAAATTACGCCTTTCCTGGACAGCCTTGCAGACCGATCGCTGATGTTCACCAATCTGTATGCCACCGGAAACAGAACGGTAAGAGGGCTGGAAGCACTTACTTTATGCATCCCTCCTACCGCCGGCGAAAGCATTATTAAAAGGGAGAACAATAAAAACAGGTTTACCACCGGCGGCGTGTTCAAAGCCAAAGGGTATGATGTAAAATTTCTATACGGAGGCTACAGCTACTTTGATAATATGGAGGATTTCTTTGCCGGGAACGGCTACGGTATTGTAGACCGCAACAACTTCAAGCCTGAAGAAATCTCTTTTGCCAATGTCTGGGGAGTAGCTGATGAGGATATGGCTAAAAAAGCAATACAGGTGATGAATGCAGAGGCAAAATCCGGAAAACCGTTTTTCAACCACTGGATGACGGTTTCCAATCACAGGCCTTTTACATATCCGGATGGCCGGATCGACATCCCGGGAGATGCAAAATCCCGTGAAGGCGGTGTGAAATATACGGATTATTCACTCCGGAAGTTTTTCGAGATGGCCAAAAAAGAATCCTGGTACAGCAATACCGTATTCATCATTATTGCAGACCACTGTGCTTCCAGTGCAGGCGATACGGAACTTCCGATGGATAAATACAGGATTCCTGCAATGGTCTTTTCGGAAGGGTTTATCCAGCCCCAGAAATTTGACCGCCTGATGTCCCAGATTGATGTGATGCCTACGGTTTTCGGGCTGCTTCATTTCAATTATACATCTAAATTCCTGGGACAGGATGTATTCACCAAAGAATTCCAGCCGAAAGCTTATATCGCCACCTATCAGGATCTCGGACTGGTAAAGGACAACTACCTCACCATTCTTTCCCCGGTAAAAAAGGTAAAACAATATTCCCTGTCTCCGGAAACAGGCAAAATAGCCCCTGAATTCAATATTTATTATAAGGAAACCCTGCTGCTGAAAAATCCGGAGCAGAAGCTGGTGAATGATGCCGTATCCGCTTATCAGTCCACGTCATACTGGGTAAAAACAAATGCCCTTACCCGCTGATAAGATGCGGAATGAACCGGCTCTGGTTATTGGTGATCAGGTGCACGCTTTCCCGGATTCCGATTCCGGCAGGCTCCTGCCCGATCACCCAGCTGCCGATAACAGGATGGTTACCGTTAAAATCAGGAAGGTTAAAAAGCTCCTGGTAGATAAAGCCTTCTTTTTCATATCCTCCGTCATTATGTTCAAAGGCCACTTTATCCCTGTACAGCGTAACATTAGACCCTTCGCGTGAATAGACCGGCTTTCTGGCATAATCTTTCATATCTCCCGGTCCGTCAAAGTACGCTTCCAGCAGATAAGGATGTCCCGGATAAAGTTTCCACAGCACCGGCAGGATGGCTTTTGATGAAAGCAGCACCTTCCATGCAGGCTCTATCCATTGCGAGCGGAATGCATTTTTTACAAGCTTTTCGCTGAATCCGTCTTCCAGGATCCATTCATAAGGATACAGCTTGAAAATATACTCCATGATCGTCTGATCACCAGAGATAAACTCTTCTATATCGTCTGCCCAGCCAATGTCCTGCACGGGAATGAACTCAGTCTCAAAACCCGCCTGTGTCGCACAATCCCGCATGTATTCCACATTGGTGACATCTTCGATATTGGTAAGCGAAGCAAAATAAATATGGCGCGGGTTCATGTATTTGGTGAGGTACTTCCAGTAGTCGATCAGCTTTTCATGAATGGAATTGAACTGGTCCCGGTCCGGGAATATATCCTGAAGCCAGTACCATTGGATGACCGAAGCTTCATATAGAGAAGTCGGGGTATCCGCATTGAATTCTAAGAGCTTCAGGTTTTTTCCATCAAATCCGAAATCGAACCTGCCGTAAACTGAAGGATGGTCCTCTTCCCAGCTGGTCACGATATAATCCCTGAAATGCTGGGGAATGTTGAACCGTTCCCAAAGGTTTTCTGCAATGATATAGTCTACCGCCTCGAGGCACATCTGCCATAGCTCAGCTGTGGCATTTTCAATAGCATCAATTTCGCTTCCGGTAAAACGGTAATAATGACCTTCATCCCAGTACAGGCCTTCCAGTGAATGATACCCGAATCCTAGGTCTTCAAGCTTCTTTTCCCAATCCTTGCGTATTTCCGTCTGTATTCTTTCCATAATTTATGAGGAAGCCCTGAACCCGCTTCTGCCTAATAATCCTCTTGTTACATTCCCTTTGTATGTGCTTCTCCCGATATTGGATTTAGAGCTTATGGCATCACTGTAATATCCGGCACGGCGGTATACCCCATTACTATAGGCTCCGTACGGCCGGAATGCATGATACCAGAAATATCCGGGCATGAATCCATGGCTCCTGGTATAGGATGCGGTGGTATCGGAACGCATATAGACTTTTTTTTCATTCTGCCATTTCGACTGGGGCTTCTCCTGCGAACAGGCGGCCAAAATACCGGTTACGAAAAGCAGTGTTATGGAATCTGATTTTTTCATGATTACTGAACGGTTATATAAAATTCGTAATCTTTCCTGATATTGGCGGTACGGCTGTTTCCTTTGTCATCCTCTATGGTCTGCAACGTGTCTCCTAATGTAGGGATCGTATCGCGTTGGATAAGTTCCTTAACAAGCTTATGGTCTTTCCATATCTTGTGCCGGCTGACCAGAATATCCACAGGGCCTGCATGCTGAACAGAAAGCTCTGTTTCCACAGCCGCTTTTTTATCTACCGTATTCACTTCATCAGCTTTGGATTCATTTTCATTACAGCCTCCAAAAGCGGCCAGACCTGCCAGTAAAAGATAAGTTCTGATTTTCTTCACTTTGGTTACAATTTTGCACAAAAATACTCATTTAATAAAGACATTAATTTTAAATCTTTACATTTACTAACACAAAATTACTGACTATGAGATGGACAGACGACAGGAGCGGCAATGTTGAAGACCGCCGCGGGCTGGGCGGTGGCGCCGTTGTAGGTGGCGGGCTTGGAACGCTGATTATTGCTGCAATTGTATTTTTTCTGGGTGGGGATCCTTCATCCATCCTTTCTTCTTCCGGCAACACTTCTGCGCCTACGGAGCAAAAGCAACTGAATGACAAGGAACTTAAGGTCCGGGAATTCGTACAGATGATCACTGCCGAAAATGAGCAGACCTGGACTAAAATTTTTGCTGAAAACAATATGGAGTACAGTCCTGCCAAGGTTGTCCTTTTCGAAAACACCACCCAGTCCGGATGCGGAACCGCACAGTCGGCGATGGGACCTTTTTACTGCCCCGCAGACCAGACGGTCTATATGGACATGAGTTTCTTTAAAGAATTGCAGGAGAAGTTCGGAGCCGAAGTAACAGAATTTACCATTGCCTATGTGATGGCGCATGAAATGGGGCACCACGTCCAGACCTTACTGGGCACTACCCAGAAAGTAGATGAAATGAGGAGAAGCGGCCAGTATTCTGAAGCGGATATGAACCGCGTTTCGGTAGCTACCGAGCTTCAGGCTGATTTTTATGCAGGTGTGTGGGCCAAACAGACGGATAACAGGGAACATATTCTTGAGCCAGGCGATATTGATGCCGCCATCAGCGCGGCGGAAGCCGTAGGTGATGACAACATCCAGGAACGTTCCCAGGGATATGTGAACCAGGAAAGTTTTACCCACGGTTCATCAGCACAACGTAAGGAATGGTTTATGAAAGGATACAATACCGGCGACATCAAACAGGGAAATACTTTTGACCAGCTTTTAAAATAATTTTGAATACGAAAAATAAACCGGGCCATGAAAATTCATGGCCCGGTTCCTTTATTTCAATTCTATAGGATTGCTGTTTTTCTTCGCTTCATCTTTTACTCTTTCTTCCATTCTTTTTCTGAAATCTCCGGAATTTCCGCCGCCGAAACCGCCACCACGAGGTCCGCCGTCACCGCCGATTCTTATTTGACCTCCACCGCCGCCCTGAGTCATGAACGACATTGGATCTTCCTGAAACTTTTTCTGTTGTTTTATATAATCTGCTCTTTTTACCTTGATTGTATTTCCGAATTGATTCATGGCAGGAAAGTCTGCAATCTTATAATTTTTCATTAAATCAAAAGAATACTCACCTTTATCATCTTCTACTTTTACAATAAGACCGGGAAGGCCTTCAAACTTATAAGGGCCATCCTGATACGGCAGATCTGTGGTAAACCAGGCCGTCCATTTTCTTCCGCCAAAATCTGCTTCAGCTTTCTGAACTTTATAATCTCCAATTTTTGTGGTTTCAGAGAAAATTTTCCAGGTGACCGGTCTGTCTTCTTCATAAGTATAAACATCTCTCCCGATTCTGTCTTTGAAAGTCATCTTCTGAGTTTTTTTATCCTTTTCAATGGAATAGTTGATATTAGACCTTAAGCCTTCCATCTGTTCCCTGTTAAAGCCTCGTGCGCCTCCGCTTCGGAAAGTCGCCTGCATGATAGAATCTCTTTTAATTCTGTTCTCTGAATAAAAAACAGATTTATCCTGAGAAATATCCAGATATGCATTTTCTGTTTTTACATCGCTTTTGTTCGATGCATCCGGTTTCATGGTAACCTGATAGACAAATCTGTTCACCTGTGCAAAAGCCGTCTGCATAAATAACATAAAAGCTATGATGCCTAATTTTTTCATTTTATAGTATATTTTATTTTAGTTCTATCGGATTTTGATTTCCCATATCAGAAGGGACATTTATATTTCCTGTACTTTGCATTGAAAAATTATTATTCCGCCCATCCATTCCATCGCCACGCATTCCGCTACCTGCTCCACGATGACCGCCACCCTGCATTCCTCCCATACCGTTATTCATTCTACCCATTCCTCCACCGTGTCTTCCGCTACCCCCAAAGTTTTGCATTCCGGCACCATTACTTTCCGCTATGGATTTTCTGTTCTTCATAAATTCCAGTTCCAGTGCGGCTCTATCACTATGAAAATCAACCCTGGTACTTTCTTTTGCATCAGGACGTATGGGTTCTTGAAAGGAATTTTTAATGGTAATTTTTTTTACTAAATCAAATTTATAATCCCCTTTATCATCTTCCAGCTTTACAATTAATCCCGGTAATCCTGAGAATTTGTAAGGTCCGTCGGAGACACTAATCTCTTTTGTAAACCAGGCAGTCCAGATTCTTCCGCCGAAACTGGCCAGTGCTTTTTGAGCCTGATACCCATTTTGCGTTTCTGATTCATTGGTTATTTCCCATTTTACAGGTCTGTCTTCTTTATAATAAATTTGTTTTTCTCCTACTTTATCATAATAATAAACCTTTTGCTCAGGAATACTTTTAGTAATAAAATAGTCAAAATAAGTAGGCTCAAAATGTTTCTTGTTTACCGGTTTGGAAAAATCTTTTTCTCCTTTTTTACGGGCTTCTTTTTCTTCCGGTTTAAAAGAAGCAAACAGAGAATCTTTAATTAGTTTATTTTCACTGATAAATACCGATTGATCTCCTTTCACATCCAAAAAAGTACGTTCTACCACGGTACTTACTAGATTGATTGAATCCGGATTGACTGTTGTTTCATAAATATATCTGGTAGTTTGCGCCTCGGAAAATGTTATTAAAAACAATATAAAAAAACCAAGTAATTTTTGTTTCATTATTAATTTTCTTTATAGATAAGAAATATTTTTCAAAGTTAAATCAAAAACGTGTTATGAAGGTTTTTGACCTACATTTTATATTCTTTTAACATTAACCCCAAATAAAAAAGAACGCTATTAATAACAGAATCATCAAAATAGACATCTTCGATTTTAGATTGCGGAAATTAGTTTGTATTTTTGCATCATTAAATCATTCTAAATAAATACAATGATAAAAGTATCAGATCACGCAAAAGAAAAAGCCATACTGCTCATGAGAGAGGATGGATTTGACGCTTCTGAAGATTATATAAGGGTTGGGGTAAAAAGCGGAGGATGCTCCGGTCTGGAATATGTACTGAAATTTGACAATCAGAAAACAGATGCAGACCAGGTTTTTGAAGATAACGGGATTAAAATCATAGTAGATAAAAAATCGATCCTGTATCTTGCAGGAACTACCTTGGAATATTCAGGAGGACTCAACGGAAAAGGATTTGTTTTTAACAATCCGAATGCAGCCAGAACATGTGGCTGCGGGGAATCTTTCAGCCTGTAAAGGCTATTGAAAGATTCAGAGATTAAGAAATTTAAAAATTATATGACTGTTTCGTTTGAACATTTCCCGGTTTATAAAAAGGCAATTTCATTTACAGTTGAAATTTTTAAAATTCTTGATGATGAAAATTTACAAAAAGAATTTTCTCTTAAGGAACAGCTTAAAAGAGCTACATTATCAATAAGCAATAATATTGCTGAGGGCTCGGAATATGGAAGCAATA is part of the Chryseobacterium camelliae genome and encodes:
- a CDS encoding neutral zinc metallopeptidase → MRWTDDRSGNVEDRRGLGGGAVVGGGLGTLIIAAIVFFLGGDPSSILSSSGNTSAPTEQKQLNDKELKVREFVQMITAENEQTWTKIFAENNMEYSPAKVVLFENTTQSGCGTAQSAMGPFYCPADQTVYMDMSFFKELQEKFGAEVTEFTIAYVMAHEMGHHVQTLLGTTQKVDEMRRSGQYSEADMNRVSVATELQADFYAGVWAKQTDNREHILEPGDIDAAISAAEAVGDDNIQERSQGYVNQESFTHGSSAQRKEWFMKGYNTGDIKQGNTFDQLLK
- a CDS encoding GLPGLI family protein codes for the protein MKQKLLGFFILFLITFSEAQTTRYIYETTVNPDSINLVSTVVERTFLDVKGDQSVFISENKLIKDSLFASFKPEEKEARKKGEKDFSKPVNKKHFEPTYFDYFITKSIPEQKVYYYDKVGEKQIYYKEDRPVKWEITNESETQNGYQAQKALASFGGRIWTAWFTKEISVSDGPYKFSGLPGLIVKLEDDKGDYKFDLVKKITIKNSFQEPIRPDAKESTRVDFHSDRAALELEFMKNRKSIAESNGAGMQNFGGSGRHGGGMGRMNNGMGGMQGGGHRGAGSGMRGDGMDGRNNNFSMQSTGNINVPSDMGNQNPIELK
- a CDS encoding GLPGLI family protein, translating into MKKLGIIAFMLFMQTAFAQVNRFVYQVTMKPDASNKSDVKTENAYLDISQDKSVFYSENRIKRDSIMQATFRSGGARGFNREQMEGLRSNINYSIEKDKKTQKMTFKDRIGRDVYTYEEDRPVTWKIFSETTKIGDYKVQKAEADFGGRKWTAWFTTDLPYQDGPYKFEGLPGLIVKVEDDKGEYSFDLMKNYKIADFPAMNQFGNTIKVKRADYIKQQKKFQEDPMSFMTQGGGGGQIRIGGDGGPRGGGFGGGNSGDFRKRMEERVKDEAKKNSNPIELK
- a CDS encoding HesB/IscA family protein, which produces MIKVSDHAKEKAILLMREDGFDASEDYIRVGVKSGGCSGLEYVLKFDNQKTDADQVFEDNGIKIIVDKKSILYLAGTTLEYSGGLNGKGFVFNNPNAARTCGCGESFSL
- a CDS encoding LTA synthase family protein; protein product: MDLKKTQPFLYLGLFYLIISFITRIIFFFHPITSAEFTFPEVLKVLAIGIANDVFVFILASSVLALYLLFLSDSKYKKPYGPVILSLLVLIFLYILLVPNNIFKQYGGSVTKIALVFVGLKAFLFGLMLFLPQKRLKIRNILYFITLFLYVLLIVFNAVSEYFFYNEFGVRYNFIAVDYLIYTNEVIGNIMESYPVVPLFSAIFIITLAITLLIYRKTRGELQNLPDFRQKMILLGSFAVLVVISLLTLPVMMQIKSTNVFADEIGSNGMPKFYWAFTHNELDYFQFYTQMDEQQAEKNFLSQYAAPSLSRPVGSDQPEMKKNVVLISVESLSADFLEHYGNTQKITPFLDSLADRSLMFTNLYATGNRTVRGLEALTLCIPPTAGESIIKRENNKNRFTTGGVFKAKGYDVKFLYGGYSYFDNMEDFFAGNGYGIVDRNNFKPEEISFANVWGVADEDMAKKAIQVMNAEAKSGKPFFNHWMTVSNHRPFTYPDGRIDIPGDAKSREGGVKYTDYSLRKFFEMAKKESWYSNTVFIIIADHCASSAGDTELPMDKYRIPAMVFSEGFIQPQKFDRLMSQIDVMPTVFGLLHFNYTSKFLGQDVFTKEFQPKAYIATYQDLGLVKDNYLTILSPVKKVKQYSLSPETGKIAPEFNIYYKETLLLKNPEQKLVNDAVSAYQSTSYWVKTNALTR
- a CDS encoding glutathionylspermidine synthase family protein, with translation MERIQTEIRKDWEKKLEDLGFGYHSLEGLYWDEGHYYRFTGSEIDAIENATAELWQMCLEAVDYIIAENLWERFNIPQHFRDYIVTSWEEDHPSVYGRFDFGFDGKNLKLLEFNADTPTSLYEASVIQWYWLQDIFPDRDQFNSIHEKLIDYWKYLTKYMNPRHIYFASLTNIEDVTNVEYMRDCATQAGFETEFIPVQDIGWADDIEEFISGDQTIMEYIFKLYPYEWILEDGFSEKLVKNAFRSQWIEPAWKVLLSSKAILPVLWKLYPGHPYLLEAYFDGPGDMKDYARKPVYSREGSNVTLYRDKVAFEHNDGGYEKEGFIYQELFNLPDFNGNHPVIGSWVIGQEPAGIGIRESVHLITNNQSRFIPHLISG